GGTTATGGCGTATTTCAGATTCCGCAAGACTTAAGTAGACAGACCACATTTGAAGATAATACAATTACAGATAAAAAGGAACGCGCTAAAATATTTGGACAGTATGACCATGTGCGTGTGTACGGTTACGACTATTTTAACAAACTTAGAGACATTGGTTTTATGGTTAATGAAGTTGATTACACGGCCAAACTTTCCGCGAAAGCGATAGAACAATACTGCCTTGCTCCAGGAGAAATTATTCCTGTAGTCTATAAATAAAAAAACGTCCTTTATAATGATACAATATATAATACTTGCAACTGGTGCTTTTTTCGGGATGTTATCGGTAATTTTTGGTGCTTTTGGGGCACACGCTTTAAAGACATTTTTATCTGCAGATCAATTGCATAGTTTTGAAGTAGGTGTCAAATATCAAATGTATCATGCTATCGTACTATTGGCTCTTGGTTTAAACAACGCCCCTATTTCTGCCGCAATATACTGGTGTTTTACAATTGGGATTATACTCTTTTCTTTTAGTATTTACGGATTAATTTTATCTGATGCAAAAGGGAAAAAATTACGATTTTTAGGACCAATTACACCACTTGGAGGATTACTTTTAGTAGCAGGTTGGTTATTACTACTAGTGTCTGCCTTTTAAAACCTAATTAGTCTTAAACCCATTAAACGCTTTGGTTTCTAATGTGTTTTTATCGTTTTCGAAAATCAAAAACGCTTGTAACTCTGGATGTTTAGCCATAAAGTAATCTACTTTTTTAACTCCCATAGCCTGAAAAGCTGTAGCATAGCCATCTGCCATCATACAATTATCAGCAATTACCGAAACGCTTAAAATATTAGTCTTTGTGGGATACCCTGTTTTTGTATTGATAATATGTGCATATTTATTACCGTTTTCATCAATTTTAAATTTACGGTAAGTCCCTGAAGTCGCCATAGCCTTATCTTTTAAAACTAACGTTTTATTATAACTTTGAGACTCGTCAAAATTTGGGTTTTCAATCCCCACAGTCCAACCTTTCTCTTTATTAAGATGTATGCCTTTTGCTCTTAACTCGCCTCCTATATCCACAAGATAATTTTTGACGTTTTTAGTTTCTAAAAAATCAGCAATAACATCAACACCGTAGCCTTTAGCTATTGCATTAAAATCAATAAATGCTGCTGTAGGTTTCTTAATTGTATGACCTACCAGTCCTACTCTGTTTAAACCAACAAAACGCATTAAACTATCCACTTTCATACTATCTAAAGCCGTTTTGTTTTTTTCAGAACCAAAGTTCCAACCATTTACTAAACGTCCTATTGTTGGATCTAAAATACCTT
This portion of the Olleya sp. Bg11-27 genome encodes:
- a CDS encoding DUF423 domain-containing protein produces the protein MIQYIILATGAFFGMLSVIFGAFGAHALKTFLSADQLHSFEVGVKYQMYHAIVLLALGLNNAPISAAIYWCFTIGIILFSFSIYGLILSDAKGKKLRFLGPITPLGGLLLVAGWLLLLVSAF
- a CDS encoding FAD:protein FMN transferase, with protein sequence MKNLIIMLCAITALSCKKEPQLLKVSGPMFGTSYSVQYYDTEGTSYTKSFDSLFVVINRSLSNYQSDSDISKLNRNEVVTVDNHFITVLKAAKQIYRETEGILDPTIGRLVNGWNFGSEKNKTALDSMKVDSLMRFVGLNRVGLVGHTIKKPTAAFIDFNAIAKGYGVDVIADFLETKNVKNYLVDIGGELRAKGIHLNKEKGWTVGIENPNFDESQSYNKTLVLKDKAMATSGTYRKFKIDENGNKYAHIINTKTGYPTKTNILSVSVIADNCMMADGYATAFQAMGVKKVDYFMAKHPELQAFLIFENDKNTLETKAFNGFKTN